The genomic window GACAAAGAAAAAGTCATTAATCTCATAAATAAAACAATTCTAAATCAGCTTGCGGCTTGTTTAAAACTGGTTGACGTTTATATTACCGGTGATACCGGCGGCATGCATATTGCGTACACGGTGGGAGTACCGGTAGTAGCGTTTTTTGGGCCCACGGATCCGGGGGAAGCTCTGCCGCAAAAAAACAATATAAAAACAATCTGGAAAAATCCGGGGTGCTCTCCCTGTACTTTAAAAAAATCGCATCAATGCAAGACATTGGAATGTATTAATAGAATAACCGTTGAAGAAATAGAAAAATTGGTTACAGAGTTATTATGAAAAAGTTGTCCTCAAATTTAATTTACATAGGGTTTCTTTTATTCGCTGCTACGGTAAGCTGGACTATGTCTGGCCAGGCTGCTGGCATAGTTATAGCATTGCTTGGGTGGATTATCGGGATATTTGCTTATAGAAGATTTACTCTGGAAAAAGAAAAAACTTCCTGGTTTAAAATTATTCTTGCAGGTTTCATTATTATTTTTATTCTTTCAAGCATATTTTCAGTAAATGTTTACAAGAGCTTTACCAGAACATTTTATCTTTTGGGTGAAATCGGTGTATTTTTTGCGGTTTTGAGTTATGATTGGAAAAAAAGAAATATATCCGTACTTTTTAAAATACTTACAGTTTTTGCCGTTGTTGAATCGTTGTACGGTATAATTCAGTATCTAACCGGTACCACCATTCTTAATTACGGTGATACAACAAAACATATTTTAGGTATGTTTAGCAACCATGATGTTATACGCAGGGCGTTTGGTACCTGGGATCATCCGAATTCATTAGGCGGTATTTTAGCAATGCTTATTCCTATAACCTTTTTTATAGGAATAATTTCAAAGGGAAAGAAAGAAAAACTGTTTTATTTAGTTTCAACATCAGTTATGGCATTGGGTCTTATGTTTACCCAAACTCGCGGAGGTTGGATAGGATTGATAGTAAGCTTGCTTGTCCTGATTATTTATAAAAGAAAGAACCTTATTTTTATTCCTCTTGCCGCTGTTATCATTATACTGGTGGTGCCTTCTACCAGGTCAAGAATTATGAATACTTTTAATTTTGGCCTGGAGACAGAACGAATAAGCATGTGGAGGGTAGCTGTTGATGAAATAAGACAAAACCCGGTTTTAGGCACAGGCCCGGAAACTTTTTCTGATGTTTTTTATAATGAATTATTGCAAAAAAAAATGGATACTGGTCTTTTTCAAAAAAGAATGCATTTTCATTATCACAATACTTACCTGGGGTTGAGCGCGGAATCAGGCATATTTTCGTTAATTATATTTTTAATTTTTGTCGGGAGTATTCTTGTTTTTGGATTTAAGGGTTTGCATTCGGTAGAAAATAAATTTATGCAGTCAGTGCTGCTGGGTTGCATTGGCACAGTAATAGATTTTATGGTGCATGGTTTTGTTGATTACAACCTTCGGGGCAACACAGTATATTTTTTCTGGTTCGCCTGCGGAATGATAGTGTTTATAGCTAGTAAACGATTAGTGAACGATTAAAATTTAAGGTTAAAATGGGTAAGCCCTGCAAAGATTAGGAGATTAAAAATGGTATTTAATCCGAAATTTATTATTACTCCCAAGATTAACAGTGCGCTTGTTGAGATTGAGCGCGTCCGGGGTTTTCTTGATGCAATTAAGCTTAAAGATGACTGGATGGCAGATATGCAAAAAAAGGCGCTTATACTTGAATCGCATTCTTCTACGCATATTGAGGGCACAGCGTTAAGCTTGGAACAGGCTAAAAGCATATTGGAAGGCAAGAAAGTTTCCGGAGTGGATCGTAACGACGAACTTGAATTATTAAATTACAAAAAGGCGATGGACTTTATTTCAAAATATCTTGGTAAAGAAGATCCGGTTACAGAAGGTATTGTCCGTGAACTTCACAAAATTATTGTTAAAGGCGTAAGGGGTGAAAGGGCAGATCCGGGGAATTACCGCAAAATTCAAAACTATGTGGCCAATTCCAGAACCCGTGAAATTATTTATACGCCTCCTTCGCCGCTTGAAGTACCGCATTTAATGAGAGAATTCGTATGCTGGATAAATGAAGCGAATGACATTTCCACGGTTCTAAATGCCGGGATTTCCCAATTTCAGTTTGTGCATATTCATCCGTTTATTGACGGCAATGGAAGAACTGCGCGTTTATTATCCACCCTTATTCTTTATAAGACCGGTTATGATTTCAAGAGACTGTTTTCTATATCCGAATACTATGATAAAGACCGTCCGTTATATTATAAAGCAATCCAGTCTGTCAGAAATAATAATATGGATATGACCGGATGGCTCGAGTATTTTGTTGGAGGATTACATTCACAGATGGAAGAAATCAGGGATAAGGGCGAACAGCTGATAAAAATGGATGCAAAACTTCAGAAGATTAAGAAGATGGATATAAATATAAGACAAGAGAAGGCTTTGAAATATATGTTAAAGTTTGGCAGAATAAATGTAAATGAATACCAAGAAACAGTTGCTTGTATTCGCCGGACTGCCCAGCGGGATTTAGAAGATTTAGAAAAAAGAAAAATTATTAAATCTGTTGCAAAAAGCAAAACAGATCCGACTAAGCACTATATTTTACTGTAACAAGATACTGTGACATACTGTGACATGTCACTGTGACATGTAAAATCAGGAAAAAAAATGAACATTCTAATTCTTGAGGGGTCAAAACATTGGACGGGCGGGGCCAAGAGGGCGTTTCTGCTTATTAAGGAATTGAAAAAGCAGGGACATAATATCATTGTTGTCAGCCCGCCGCGCGCCTTGTTAGGAGAAAAATGTGCCCTGGAAGGCCTGGCCGTCTATACCTTTATGCCTATCGGAGGTATGGGAATTTTCAGCTTTTTGAAAATTTTAAAAATACTTAAAACCCATAAAATTTCAATTGTAGATATTCACTCATCAGTGTTTTACCGTACAGGCGGTTTAGCCGGCAAGATAACCGGCGCCAAGGTTGTTTTTACGCGAAACGTAGCGTTTCGCAAGAATAGTTTAAAAAAGGTAATTAACAGAGCGATGTATGCTTTGGCTGATAGAATTATTACCGTGTCAGAGCAAATCAAAGCGGATTTGGTCAGTGATTTTTCTCTGGACAGCAAAAAAGTGGAAGTTATCGTAGACGGAATTGATGTAAACGAATTAACCGTCACTCCGGATGAAACCGAACGGGTAAAAAAAGAATTCAATATAGGTTCAGAACCGGTAATTGGTGTAATTACGCGGATGGACAAAACAAAAGGTCATAAATTTCTAATAGAAGGAATTCCAAAAGTCATTTCAAAAGCACCTTCAATAAAATTTATCATAACAGGCATCGGAAAACTCGCCGGCGAAATAAAAAATTATGCGGATTCATTGAATTTAGGCAATAATGTTATTTTTA from Elusimicrobiota bacterium includes these protein-coding regions:
- a CDS encoding Fic family protein; translation: MVFNPKFIITPKINSALVEIERVRGFLDAIKLKDDWMADMQKKALILESHSSTHIEGTALSLEQAKSILEGKKVSGVDRNDELELLNYKKAMDFISKYLGKEDPVTEGIVRELHKIIVKGVRGERADPGNYRKIQNYVANSRTREIIYTPPSPLEVPHLMREFVCWINEANDISTVLNAGISQFQFVHIHPFIDGNGRTARLLSTLILYKTGYDFKRLFSISEYYDKDRPLYYKAIQSVRNNNMDMTGWLEYFVGGLHSQMEEIRDKGEQLIKMDAKLQKIKKMDINIRQEKALKYMLKFGRINVNEYQETVACIRRTAQRDLEDLEKRKIIKSVAKSKTDPTKHYILL
- a CDS encoding O-antigen ligase family protein, translated to MKKLSSNLIYIGFLLFAATVSWTMSGQAAGIVIALLGWIIGIFAYRRFTLEKEKTSWFKIILAGFIIIFILSSIFSVNVYKSFTRTFYLLGEIGVFFAVLSYDWKKRNISVLFKILTVFAVVESLYGIIQYLTGTTILNYGDTTKHILGMFSNHDVIRRAFGTWDHPNSLGGILAMLIPITFFIGIISKGKKEKLFYLVSTSVMALGLMFTQTRGGWIGLIVSLLVLIIYKRKNLIFIPLAAVIIILVVPSTRSRIMNTFNFGLETERISMWRVAVDEIRQNPVLGTGPETFSDVFYNELLQKKMDTGLFQKRMHFHYHNTYLGLSAESGIFSLIIFLIFVGSILVFGFKGLHSVENKFMQSVLLGCIGTVIDFMVHGFVDYNLRGNTVYFFWFACGMIVFIASKRLVND
- a CDS encoding glycosyltransferase family 4 protein, giving the protein MNILILEGSKHWTGGAKRAFLLIKELKKQGHNIIVVSPPRALLGEKCALEGLAVYTFMPIGGMGIFSFLKILKILKTHKISIVDIHSSVFYRTGGLAGKITGAKVVFTRNVAFRKNSLKKVINRAMYALADRIITVSEQIKADLVSDFSLDSKKVEVIVDGIDVNELTVTPDETERVKKEFNIGSEPVIGVITRMDKTKGHKFLIEGIPKVISKAPSIKFIITGIGKLAGEIKNYADSLNLGNNVIFTGFRNDIPAILSVVNLTVMPSYNEGLGMCILESLAAGKPVVAVNTGGIPEVVINEYDGILVNSCTAEDLSSGIIKILNSDLKKLGENGKKLILGKFSIEKMGRSTIGVYEELMS